DNA sequence from the Spirochaetota bacterium genome:
ATTGTACTGGAGGCCTGTCTGAGGATGGCGAAGAGATACTCCAGGTTAGCTAGGATTATTGCTGAGAATTTTGAATCCGATCCAAAGCGCAAGGAAGAACTCTTACGGATTTCAGAGACCTGTGAACGTGTGCCAGCAAAGCCACCGAGGACTTTTCAGGAGTCATTGCAGTATGACCATTTTATACAGATTTGGTCCAGATTTGAGGATTTGGAAGGGGCATGGCCATCTAGACCTGATTATTACCATTGGCCATATTACGACAAAGATGTTAACCTAGAGAAGCAGATAACGAAGGAAGAGGCCATTGATTTGATTGGTGAGTTTATGATTCGATGCTATGAAGTGGGTATGTATGGCCCTAGAATCGGATCTGAGGGAGTTCAGGGTATTGCCGGCACGTGGATATGGACTTTAGGGGGAGTGAAACCTGATGGAAGCGATGCCTGCAATGATTTGACCATAGCTCTATTGGAGGCTGCAAGACTCGTACGTGTGTCAGGTCCCACATTCGGATTCAGATGGCATCCCAAAGTTCCTGACGAGGTAATGAGGGAGGTGTTCGAGTGTATCAGACATGGATTGGGATATCCCAGCATACGTAATGATCCGGTGTTGATAGCCAATGGTATGCACTGGCATAATCATCCTCTGGAGGAGATGAGGACATGGGTACATCAAGCCTGTATGTCTCCTTGCCCTGCCACAAAGCATGGGGCTCAGCCATGTAGGATGGCATCAGCAACTCTGAATACATCGAAGATGATTGAGTATGCACTTCATAATGGTTTTGATCGCTGTATAAACATGCAAATGGGGCCAAAGACAGGGGATTCCAGGAAGTTTGCGGATTTTGAAGAGCTTTTCCAAGCATGGGTGAAGCAGATGGAGTGGATAATGAACTTTGCTACACGTATAGTAAATCGAGGCAGGGTAAAAAGTCCTGAGTATTATGGCAGACCCTTCCTTTCGGCAATATCTGAGAAGTGCATAGAGAGCGGTCTTGATGCTCTTGAACCTTCGATAGAGAGGGGTAATGCATGGGTTACCTTTTTTACATGGGTTGAGAATGCTGATAGCTTGGCAGCAGTCAAGAGATTAGTATTTGATGAGAAGAAATATACAATGGATGAACTCATTGATGCATTGGAGACTAACTGGGATGGCAGGGAAGAGATGAGGTTAGACTTTGTGAAGAATGCGCCAAAATGGGGCAATGATGATGATTATGTGGATGAGATAATGGTGCGTTGTTTAAGGGAGGTAGCAAGGCATTCAAGTGAGATAAAGTGTCCATCTGGGAATAATTGGCCCGCACTGCCTGAGAATGTGAGCGGCAACATACACTTTGCAAATATGGTGCATGCATTACCCAATGGCAGGAAATTAGGTGATGCTCTGTATGATGGTGGGATCTCACCAGGTCCAGGATTGGATAAAAAGGGTCCTACTGCAATATTGAAGTCATGCGGTAAGATAGACCATGTAAGTGACGGCAGATCATTTCTGTTGAATCAGAGGTTATCGCCAACCCAGCTATCCGGAGAGAAGGGTTATCAATTATGGAAGTCCTATATAAAAACATGGGCTGATTTGGGTATGGATCATGTACAATTTAACATGGTAGATGATGCAACCCTTAGGGCGGCGCAGAAGGATCCTGAGCAGTATCAGGAGGTGATTGTTAGAGTTGCTGGTTACAGTGCCCATTTTGTGGATATCAGCCGTAAAACGCAGGATAACATTATTCAGAGGACAATCCAGGGATTGGGGTAAGTTAAAGATCAGTTCTTTGGCGATTTATATCGTTATGAATACCCAGATTTTTATCTGGGTATTCATTTATGTAATATTTTAGGAGGTATGAGGAAATGGAAGAAGTATTAAAGACAAAAGACGCGCCAGATAAGAGTATTAAGGAGCTTGAGAAGAATAGGGAATGGTGGTGGATGGCTGAGAAGAAGAGGTCAAAGAGGCTAGACTACCTGAGGAAGGCTGTATGGAAAAAGGGGGCAATAGGGGGGGTCTATGCCCCAGGACTTAAATTGGATCTTGAGAAGCCATACTTATCCACAGAATCATGGAAAGAGAATGAAGATGACCCCATTATGCTGAGGAGGGCTAAAGCATTGTCTCATGTTCTGGATAACATAACTATCTTTATTACAGATCATGCTCAGATAATGGGCTATTTGGGAAGTGCACCACATAACCAGATGTGGAATCAAGAGGTGGCAAGCATGTTTAACGAGCAGTACTACAACACCAGGGGGTCTATTCCAGAGCCAGTGGAAGAATCCCTAAAGGTTATGGCTGAGATTAATAATTACTGGGCTGGCAAGACGGAACTGGATAAGGTGATAAGATTGATCCCACCTGAGGATGCTGTTAAGGTGTTCAGTGGAGCTGTAATGTGGGGTGTTCCTATTACTGGGGGTTATTCCACAAAGGATTGGGATTACATTTTCAGTAAAGGATTTCAAGGGATATACAATGATATTCAGGATAGAATAGAGGGTGCTGAGGAGAGACTTTCCGGAACACCTCATCCAGATTTAATTCCTCTGTATGATCGTCTTCCAAATTGGGAAGCGATGCAGATTGCATTGGATGCAAGCATCAGGTTTGCAAAACGCTATGCAAGATTGGCTAGGATATTAGCAGAAAATTTTGAGACAGACTCAAAGCGTAAGGAAGAACTCTTGAGGATTGCCGAAACATGTGAGTGGGTGCCGGCAAATCCACCGAGGAATCTGCAGGAATCCTTTCAGTTCGATCACTTTGTGCAGGTAATTATTAGACTAGAGACTATTGAGGGTGCATGGCCCGCGCGTCCAGATTATTATCATGGGCCATATTACGATAAGGATGTGAATATTGAAAAGAGGATTACCAAGGAGGAGGCGATTGACCTTATAGGTGAGTTTATGATCCGCTGCTCTGAAACAGGATTTATTGGCCCTAGCTGGGCGCAGGAGGGGGTTCAGGGCGTCCCAACTACCGCTGTTTGGACAATAGGTGGCGTAAAGCCTGATGGGACTGATGCCTGCAATGATTTGACCACAGCCTTCTTGGAGACAGCTAGACTAGTGCGTGTGGCTAATCCGACCTTTGGATTTAGATGGCATCCACAGGTAAAGGATGGGGTGATGAGGGAGGTCTTTGAATGCATACGTCACGGATTGGGATATCCAAGCATACGGAACGATCCTGTCCTTATAAGCAATGCTATGCATTGGCATAATCATCCCCTAGAAGAAGCAAGGTTGTGGGTGCATCAGGCTTGCATGTCGCCTTGTCCGCCGACCAAGCATGGATGTCAGCCCTTTCGTATGGCGAATACTACGTTAAATACATCAAAGATGATTGAATATGCTCTTCATAACGGCTATGATCAGGTGCTTAATATGCAGATGGGACCAAAGACAGGAGATCCTCGGGAGTTCAGCAGTTTTGAAGAGTTGTTCGAGGCTTGGGTGAAGCAGATGAAATGGATGATGAATATTGCGGTTCGTGTGGTCAATCTTGGGCGGGTCAAGAGTTCGGAGAATTATGGACGCCCATTATTGTCTGCAATATATGAAAGATCAGTAGAAAGCGGATTGGATGCGAACAGCCCGGAGGGGGAGAGAGGCAATGCTTGGGTAACATATTTCACTTGGGTTGAGAATGCCGATAGCTTAGCTGCTGTTAAAAAATTTATTTTTGATGAGAAGAAATATACAATGAGTGAGTTGTTAGACGCTTTGGAGAAGAACTGGGAAGGGAAGGAAAAGATGCGGTTAGATTTTGTGAAAAATGCGCCTAAGTGGGGAAATGATGATGATTATGTGGATGAGATAATGGTGAGGTGTTTGAGGGAGGTAGCGAAACAATCAAGGGAGATGAGGTGTCCTTCCGGGAACACATGGCCGGCATTGCCTGAAAATGTTAGCGGTAACATTCACTTCTCATACATGGTGCACGCTTTGCCCAATGGCAGGAAGCTTGGTGATGCGTTATACGATGGCGGCATATCGCCGGGCCCTGGATTAGATAAAAAGGGTCCAACAGCAATTTTGAAGTCATGTGGAAAGATCAATCATATTAGCGATGGGAGGGCCTTTCTGTTGAATCAGCGTCTTTCCCCGACACAGCTTTCTGGTGAGAAGGGGTATCAGTTATGGAAGGCTTACATGAAGACATGGGCTGATCTTGGTCTTGATCATGTGCAGTTCAACATGGTAGATGACGCCACCCTTCGGGCAGCTCAGAAGGATCCTGAGCAGTATCAGGAGGTAATTGTGCGGGTAGCAGGGTATAGCGCTCACTTTGTGGACATCAGCCGCAAAACGCAGGATAATATAATTCAAAGAACAATTCAAGGATTAGGGTAGGTAAGTCTTTTAGGTAGCGATAGTATTTATCGAGTTTCCTGTTACAGAAATAATAGAGTTTGGAGGATGCTGTATGAAAATGGGGAAAAAACGAATAATAGTTATCTTTTTGTTAGGATTGCTTCTTGTTGGGTATAGCTTTTCGATCTTGAAGGCGAAAAAGAATCCAAAGTATGTATGGAAATGGGCTTCTTTAGCACAGGATACAGTTGAAGCAATTACCATTATTACTGTAGATTTAACACAGAGTATTTTAAAGGCTACTGATGGGGATGTTAAATGTGTTTGGTACATGGGTGGTATAATGGGGGATGAGGAGGATTATGTTACTAAAATGAGGATAGGCCAGCTTCATGGCGCAATGATTACAGGAACCGCTAATGCGTCAGTTTGTCCTGGTATTTGTGTAATGGAACTACCCTTTCTCTTCGAAAATGTGGATGAAGCGCGATATGTTCAAAATAAATTAAGACCGAAAATATGTAAAATAGCTGAAAAGAATGGATTTAAGGTGTTAATGTTGCTGACGCTGGATGAACATTTTTATTCAGTGAAATATCCAATGAGGAATCCTCAGGATTTTCAGAAAAGCAAAATCTTAACATGGCATGGCCCGCTAGAGGTGGAGGTATTAAAGGCTCTTGGCGCAAGCCCAATCCCTGTAAATGTTCCTGAGGTTGTGCCTTCTATGAGAGCAGGTGTAGTAGATGGAGCGATATCGCCATCAGGCTGGTGGTTGGCTGCGCAACTCTATACGATCACTAAGTATATAAATCCTCTTACAATTAGATATGATCAAGGTGTATTTCTAATTGTAAACAAAGAGTGGAATAAACTCCCCCTTAATCAGAGGAAAAATTTGGAAAAGATGTGGCGTAGATACGAGAAGACATTTGTCATACAAATGGACAAAATTATGATGGATGCCTATAAAGGGATGGTTGGTTATGGTTGCACTGAGGTGAAGATGACTCCGAAAGAGATTGAAGTCTTTAGGAAGAGGACCAGGCCTGTCTGGGATAAGATGGCAGGGAAGGAGTATCCGAGGGAACTCTTAAATGAGGTTCTAAGTCATTTGAAACAATATAGGGGAAAAAAGGGGGGTAGTAAGGGATAGAATAATTAAATCAGGGGCTGTTTGTTGTTATTCACAATTGGACAGTCCCTGAGATATATAAACCAATGGACAGAATTTAATGAGATATCCGTTTTCTTAGAGATTTAGATAAAATTTACCTGGGTGCATATTTCTTTCTGCTTCAGTAATTTGGATATTTCCCTCATCGTATTATCATCCCTTATAGGCTCTATTTCAGAGATGAAATCCCCATTTTCATTTTGTTTAGTATGCCAGTTAATAATAAAACCCGGCACATAAGAGAATGAACTGCCGCCAATGCCGCAACAAGATTTATCAGTAACAGAATAACCGGTATAATATAGTATTTCCTTGCCGTTATAAGGATATCGAACCTCTTTGAGAAATACATAGTGACTTGAGATGGAGAGTATCTCTTCATTCAAATGAGGATGGACAAAGTCATTATTCTTCATAATAGACCTCCTTGGGTTTAGATATCATTCAACTTTAGCTTATAGGTTGGAGCTGATCGGATTCGAACCGACGACCTCTTGAGTGCGATTCAAGCGCTCTCCCACCTGAGCTACAGCCCCGTCTCATAAATATGCGTTAATAATAAAAAAATGATCATAATCAGTCAATAATGTTTTCACTATGCCCTTTATATCATTTGTTTATATTTAAATTTTATTACCCATTTTATGGTGCATGGGGTAATTGCTTTCAATATTTGTTATCCAAGAGAATAGCACCCGTAATGTTGAGGAAATTTAGTGATCACCACCTCTAATAAGGTCCCTTTGTCGGCATAAATTCACCTGAGGGTTTAATGAATCCTTCCATTGTCTTGGCAAAAACATTCTTGAGTCCAACATCTCTTAGAATCCTATGAGCCTTTTTCATCTCCTTGGATGAAGGTGGTTGCATATTTTTGCTCTTAAATGCGCCATAATATGAAATAATCCCGACTTGAATAGAGGGATCGCTTTCCAGAAGTCTGAGTCCTATGTCGTTAAACTCGCTTAATGAGATTAGTTCGTTGTTATAGGGTATGCTAACACTGAGTGATATTTTGTCTTTATAATTGTGGGAGATATACTTAACCGCTTCCCATGCGGTTCTTTTGTATCTTTCCGCCATGTGAGAGTCTTTTAGTCCTGTGATTTTAATGAAGGTATCTAGCTGCAAACCCTTGAGGTCTATTGAGATATCAGTCGCGCCGGTCTCTACTATCTCGTCAACATAACTATTAGTAAGCAATGAACCATTTGTATCAACGAGAATGCGGGAACTTGGATCAGGATCGAGTCTTGTGAGTTCGCTTAAATACTGGATTAGCCATGGTCTGTTCAGTGTGCATTCTCCACCAGTAATAAGCGTTCTGTTTACACCAATCATCCTTTTGGTCATGGTTAGTCTGTGAGCCGCCTCCTGAGGAGTGAAAATTTCTGCTTTTCCATTATAAGTAATAAATGAGTTGATACATTGGGAACATATAAAATTGCATCCTACAGTAAAACAGACCGCCTCAACTTGGGGAATCCCGGCAGGTCCTGATAAGAACATGATCCTCCTCCTGGGAACATAATCCTTTGGGAGTTCTGTTTTGATGTTCATTCCCTCTTTCACCGATGTGACGCATCCAGGCATAACCTTATCATTGATCTCAATAGCGCAGCTCATGCACGCACCAATGCCGCAGGCTGTAGATAACTCTTGAGTTCCAGGCAGGATAGCGTTTTTATGTCCTGTCATAGTAAGGGCCTCTTTTATACTTATTCGCTCTGGTACTTTATATGAATTGTCGTCTATTCTAATGGTTATTTCCCTCTCCCTTGGCTTCTCTTCTAAAATTCTAGCATCAAAGGGACAGGCTAAAATACAGGCTCCACAACCGATACAGGCCGACTCCTCAATGCTTGGGCAGTTTACTAGCTTGCTGCATGTGCCGCATCGTTTGCATTTTTCTTTATCTAGATAAACGGAATAAGGCATAGTGGTATCCTCAATATTTTATTTAGTTGTGTAATACATTACTTGATTATTTCTTGATTCTTGGAGTCAATCAAGTCATGCTAGTTATTAAGAATGTATTCAATCAGGCTTTATTGCTGTAATAACACTCCAATAGACTGTTGTCGATGTACAGGTGACATCAATAAAGCCTGTATCATTAAGTATTTGATCAATTTCTGCAACAGAATAATATTTCCCATCAGTGGAATACATAAGCAGAATCGAATATTCCGCAATGGGTAGTAGACCTGTTTTGTCTTCATTGATATGAGCATTATGTATAACTATCATCCCCATTTGGAGGAAGGGCATTAAATAAATCAGATGCATAGATGCCATCTCTGAGTCGCAGCAGTTCAGAAGGATCTGTTTTGTATTATGATGATTCTGTATTTTTCATAGCCTTTGGCTTATGGTGAACATGCTGAGATTTAAAATCTAACTGTGCAATAATCTAGGCAACCTAGATTTAGGTTGATACTTGTCTATGCTTTAAGTGTTGATTAGTCAATTAAATTTATTTACGAGTATCCTTTTGTAATCATAATAGTGTTTATCAATTTCCCAATCAAATAGCAAATGGCTAATTTTCATTTTTTTACATCCCATTTTTTAAGATATGTAGTCTGTCCAAGCGTGCTGCCGCGCCTTATCTCCTCCCGAATTCGATTCTCCTTTTCATTAACATCAATCGACCGATTTGCAATTTCCATAGCATGTTTATGTGGAACAATTACGATCCCACTCTCATCGCCGATTATCCAATCTCCCGGTTCAACCCTTCGTCCCCCGCATTCGATTGCTGCATTTATTTCACCGAATCCTTTAGGTTCGCCGGCGGTTGGGGTGAAGTGTCTGGCAAATACAGGAAATTGAATTTTCCTTATATCGTCAATATCTCGGGCAGCTCCATCGATGATTACAGCAACGACACCCTTGCTGATACATGAGTGGGTAGCCAACTCCCCCCAGCATGCAATTTTGCTACCGCAGGAATCAATAACAAGCACATCACCGGGTTTACAATGATCAATTGCGGTAACCGGTTTACTCCAGTCTCCTGAATAGGTCCTTACGGTTGTGGCAGGGCCGGAAAACTTGAGAGGTTTATCTGGCGATCCTTCCCACACTGGCCTTAGCCCATTCATTTCGCCAGTCCTGTGCATTGCATCTGAAACGTTTGCTGTGCTAACTATGTTGAATGCTTCAGCTAGATGATCTGTATCATATTTGCGAAATTTATCGGTCTTTAGGGGTATTCCCTTTTTAAGAGATTCTATGATTCTTCTCGCGGATTCTTCAGGATTCTCTGCTTTATAGAGAGCCCCACCTGCTATGATTATATCTGCTCCGGCTTGAAAGGCTTTTACCGCAGTCTCGCTGTTTAGTCCCCCTGCCGCGGCAATGAGCACATTTGAACTGCATGCTTCAGATACCCTTTGAACGAGTTCAATCGGATTCATCCCAAGAACCTGTTGATCAAGCCCAACGTGGATGTTTATTATATCAACGCCTAGTTGTTCGAGTTCAACTGCGCGTTTAACAGGATCATTTGTTGCGATCAGGTCTGTGCCGATTTTAACGCCATATTTTTTGCCTGCAAGCACAGCCTCGCGAATCATGGAATCCGGAGAGACTCCCAAAATTAAAACAACCTTCGCTCCCGATTTCGCTGCCATTTCAACCTCAACTGAGCCTGCATCCATGGTCTTCATGTCTGCAACTATTGTTAAATTCGGAAATTTGTCTCGAAGCGCCCTAACGGATTCCATTCCTTCAGCTTTTATGAGAGGTGTTCCAGATTCAATCCAGGTTACTCCGCCCTTGACAGCCTCTTCTGCAATCTGTAGGGCTTGTGGCAGATTTATGAGATCTAATGCTATTTGTACGGGAGGTATGTCATTAGTCTTAGATATCTTGTTTGATGATAATGGATGATTCATTTGTGACCTCCTCTGTTTATCCCAAAAGTGAAGGATTGCCTCTGCTTGTCTTGTATCTCCAAAATGATATTGTATTATTATAATGAGACATCTATGGCTAGATAAAGCAAATGAGAATGGCATGTCAACAATAAAAGCACATTAAAGTTCGAATAATATAAATATTGTTTAAGTTCTATGCGATAATAATAAAAATATTATTGAATAATTGCGATATTTGTTGATTTATGGCGATGGCGTTATTATTCTGTTGAATAGGACTTTGAAGGAGAAAAAATAAGATTCATTAAGAAAATAATAAGATTATCTCCATTAATTAAGTGTTGATTTTTTTTTCTTGCATATCTTCTCTTTTATTGTTTTCATATCTTCATCAATAATAGCACAGTGGGGATATATTTAAAATTTTCAATATAATTAATTCCATGTGTAGATGATGCGATTATAAGTGAATGGCATTAAGGAGATTAGGTTGAATGAAGGAAAATGGATTAGAGGTAAAGAGAAGCAGGAAAAGGAGTATTGATAAGATTGACTCTAAGATGATCAGGTTGCTGCAAAAGAATGGTAGGCTTTCAAATACGGATATTGCGAAAAAATTGGGAATTGCTGAGGCCACTGTCAGGACTCG
Encoded proteins:
- a CDS encoding pyruvate formate lyase family protein; translated protein: MEEVLKTKDAPDKSIKELEKNREWWWMAEKKRSKRLDYLRKAVWKKGAIGGVYAPGLKLDLEKPYLSTESWKENEDDPIMLRRAKALSHVLDNITIFITDHAQIMGYLGSAPHNQMWNQEVASMFNEQYYNTRGSIPEPVEESLKVMAEINNYWAGKTELDKVIRLIPPEDAVKVFSGAVMWGVPITGGYSTKDWDYIFSKGFQGIYNDIQDRIEGAEERLSGTPHPDLIPLYDRLPNWEAMQIALDASIRFAKRYARLARILAENFETDSKRKEELLRIAETCEWVPANPPRNLQESFQFDHFVQVIIRLETIEGAWPARPDYYHGPYYDKDVNIEKRITKEEAIDLIGEFMIRCSETGFIGPSWAQEGVQGVPTTAVWTIGGVKPDGTDACNDLTTAFLETARLVRVANPTFGFRWHPQVKDGVMREVFECIRHGLGYPSIRNDPVLISNAMHWHNHPLEEARLWVHQACMSPCPPTKHGCQPFRMANTTLNTSKMIEYALHNGYDQVLNMQMGPKTGDPREFSSFEELFEAWVKQMKWMMNIAVRVVNLGRVKSSENYGRPLLSAIYERSVESGLDANSPEGERGNAWVTYFTWVENADSLAAVKKFIFDEKKYTMSELLDALEKNWEGKEKMRLDFVKNAPKWGNDDDYVDEIMVRCLREVAKQSREMRCPSGNTWPALPENVSGNIHFSYMVHALPNGRKLGDALYDGGISPGPGLDKKGPTAILKSCGKINHISDGRAFLLNQRLSPTQLSGEKGYQLWKAYMKTWADLGLDHVQFNMVDDATLRAAQKDPEQYQEVIVRVAGYSAHFVDISRKTQDNIIQRTIQGLG
- a CDS encoding radical SAM protein — translated: MPYSVYLDKEKCKRCGTCSKLVNCPSIEESACIGCGACILACPFDARILEEKPREREITIRIDDNSYKVPERISIKEALTMTGHKNAILPGTQELSTACGIGACMSCAIEINDKVMPGCVTSVKEGMNIKTELPKDYVPRRRIMFLSGPAGIPQVEAVCFTVGCNFICSQCINSFITYNGKAEIFTPQEAAHRLTMTKRMIGVNRTLITGGECTLNRPWLIQYLSELTRLDPDPSSRILVDTNGSLLTNSYVDEIVETGATDISIDLKGLQLDTFIKITGLKDSHMAERYKRTAWEAVKYISHNYKDKISLSVSIPYNNELISLSEFNDIGLRLLESDPSIQVGIISYYGAFKSKNMQPPSSKEMKKAHRILRDVGLKNVFAKTMEGFIKPSGEFMPTKGPY
- the dctP gene encoding TRAP transporter substrate-binding protein DctP, which encodes MKMGKKRIIVIFLLGLLLVGYSFSILKAKKNPKYVWKWASLAQDTVEAITIITVDLTQSILKATDGDVKCVWYMGGIMGDEEDYVTKMRIGQLHGAMITGTANASVCPGICVMELPFLFENVDEARYVQNKLRPKICKIAEKNGFKVLMLLTLDEHFYSVKYPMRNPQDFQKSKILTWHGPLEVEVLKALGASPIPVNVPEVVPSMRAGVVDGAISPSGWWLAAQLYTITKYINPLTIRYDQGVFLIVNKEWNKLPLNQRKNLEKMWRRYEKTFVIQMDKIMMDAYKGMVGYGCTEVKMTPKEIEVFRKRTRPVWDKMAGKEYPRELLNEVLSHLKQYRGKKGGSKG
- a CDS encoding pyruvate formate lyase family protein, encoding MTTEAYKYSDASQKKSIEELEKSREWWWVAEKKRSDRLDYLRKAVWKKGRKGGMYEPGLKVDLERPLLFTESWKENENDPIIMRRAKALEHVFDNITIFITDHAQLVGYYGSRPNTLMWHPDIASFINEEIYNDPVVIPEPEEESLKTMTELNNYWGSRDNLGKVFRELSSEEAVKLMSTVVMWGLPIGGSFGYAGKDYEYFMTGGRAFDSIIDEIQERIDDSEDRIDGNPGPDILPLYDKLANWEAMQIVLEACLRMAKRYSRLARIIAENFESDPKRKEELLRISETCERVPAKPPRTFQESLQYDHFIQIWSRFEDLEGAWPSRPDYYHWPYYDKDVNLEKQITKEEAIDLIGEFMIRCYEVGMYGPRIGSEGVQGIAGTWIWTLGGVKPDGSDACNDLTIALLEAARLVRVSGPTFGFRWHPKVPDEVMREVFECIRHGLGYPSIRNDPVLIANGMHWHNHPLEEMRTWVHQACMSPCPATKHGAQPCRMASATLNTSKMIEYALHNGFDRCINMQMGPKTGDSRKFADFEELFQAWVKQMEWIMNFATRIVNRGRVKSPEYYGRPFLSAISEKCIESGLDALEPSIERGNAWVTFFTWVENADSLAAVKRLVFDEKKYTMDELIDALETNWDGREEMRLDFVKNAPKWGNDDDYVDEIMVRCLREVARHSSEIKCPSGNNWPALPENVSGNIHFANMVHALPNGRKLGDALYDGGISPGPGLDKKGPTAILKSCGKIDHVSDGRSFLLNQRLSPTQLSGEKGYQLWKSYIKTWADLGMDHVQFNMVDDATLRAAQKDPEQYQEVIVRVAGYSAHFVDISRKTQDNIIQRTIQGLG
- the hxlA gene encoding 3-hexulose-6-phosphate synthase, whose translation is MSKTNDIPPVQIALDLINLPQALQIAEEAVKGGVTWIESGTPLIKAEGMESVRALRDKFPNLTIVADMKTMDAGSVEVEMAAKSGAKVVLILGVSPDSMIREAVLAGKKYGVKIGTDLIATNDPVKRAVELEQLGVDIINIHVGLDQQVLGMNPIELVQRVSEACSSNVLIAAAGGLNSETAVKAFQAGADIIIAGGALYKAENPEESARRIIESLKKGIPLKTDKFRKYDTDHLAEAFNIVSTANVSDAMHRTGEMNGLRPVWEGSPDKPLKFSGPATTVRTYSGDWSKPVTAIDHCKPGDVLVIDSCGSKIACWGELATHSCISKGVVAVIIDGAARDIDDIRKIQFPVFARHFTPTAGEPKGFGEINAAIECGGRRVEPGDWIIGDESGIVIVPHKHAMEIANRSIDVNEKENRIREEIRRGSTLGQTTYLKKWDVKK